From a single Papaver somniferum cultivar HN1 unplaced genomic scaffold, ASM357369v1 unplaced-scaffold_19, whole genome shotgun sequence genomic region:
- the LOC113338252 gene encoding ubiquitin-conjugating enzyme E2 variant 1D-like, whose product MSGAEGASVVVPRNFRLLEELERGEKGIGDGTVSYGMDDGDDIYMRSWTGTIIGPHNSVHEGRIYQLKLFCDKDYPEKPPTVRFHSRINMTCVNHETGVVEPKKFAMLSNWQRHYTMETILTQLKKEMSAPGNRKLVQPPEGTCF is encoded by the exons ATGTCTGGCGCTGAAGGAGCTAGTGTTGTTG tcCCTAGAAACTTCAGGTTGCTGGAGGAACTTGAACGTGGAGAGAAGGGTATTGGAGATGGCACGGTTAGTTACGGAATGGATGACGGAGATGACATTTACATGCGTTCTTGGACGGGTACCATAATTGGTCCTCATAAT tcTGTGCATGAGGGACGCATTTATCAGTTGAAGCTATTCTGCGACAAAGATTATCCAGAAAAACCTCCAACTGTACGTTTCCATTCACGTATCAACATGACTTGTGTGAATCATGAGACTGGAGTG GTAGAACCAAAGAAGTTTGCTATGCTGTCAAATTGGCAGCGACATTACACAATGGAGACCATACTGACACAACTGAAGAAGGAGATGTCAGCCCCAGGCAATCGGAAATTGGTCCAGCCTCCTGAAGGTACTTGCTTTtag
- the LOC113338258 gene encoding 26S proteasome regulatory subunit 4 homolog A-like → MGQGTPGGMNKQGADQQAPGDGRNDGADNKKGKKHFEPPTRVGRKQRKQKGSETATRLPAVTPSAKCKLRLLKLERIKDYLLMEEEFVNNQERLKPQEDKHEEERSKVDAIRGTPMKVGNLEEFVDENHVIVSSATTSDSYVGVMSFVDKDQLEPGCAVLMNNQTHHVVGLLQDDVDPMVSVMKVEKAPMESYAAIGGLDAQIQEIKEAVELPLTHPELYEDIGIKPPKGVILYGEPGTGKTLLAKAVANSTSATFLRVTGSELIQKYLGEGPKLVRELFRVADDLSPSIVFIDEIDAVGTKRYDAHSGGEREIQRTMLELLNQLDGFDSRGDVKVILATNRIESLDPALLRPGRIDRKIEFPLPDTKTRRHIFQIHTSRMTLADDVDLEEFVMTKDEFSGADIKAICTEAGLLALRERRMKVTHPDFKKAKEKVMYKKKEGVPEGLYM, encoded by the coding sequence ATGGGTCAAGGAACACCAGGCGGAATGAACAAACAGGGAGCAGATCAGCAGGCACCAGGAGATGGAAGAAACGATGGTGCTGATAACAAGAAAGGGAAGAAGCACTTTGAACCACCAACAAGAGTTGGTCGAAAACAGCGAAAACAAAAAGGATCAGAAACAGCAACAAGATTACCAGCAGTAACACCATCAGCTAAATGTAAACTTCGATTATTAAAACTTGAAAGGATTAAAGACTATTTGTTAATGGAAGAAGAATTTGTGAACAATCAAGAGAGATTGAAACCACAAGAAGATAAGCATGAAGAAGAGAGATCTAAAGTTGATGCGATAAGAGGTACACCTATGAAAGTTGGTAACCTCGAAGAATTTGTTGATGAGAATCATGTTATTGTTTCTTCTGCTACTACGTCTGATTCTTATGTTGGGGTTATGTCTTTTGTTGATAAAGATCAACTTGAACCTGGTTGTGCTGTTCTTATGAATAACCAGACTCACCATGTTGTTGGGCTTCTTCAAGATGATGTTGACCCCATGGTGTCTGTTATGAAGGTGGAGAAGGCTCCAATGGAATCGTATGCAGCCATTGGTGGATTAGATGCACAGATTCAGGAAATTAAAGAGGCAGTTGAGCTTCCACTTACTCATCCTGAGTTGTATGAAGATATTGGTATTAAACCTCCCAAGGGAGTCATCCTTTATGGAGAGCCTGGAACAGGAAAGACCTTGCTTGCTAAGGCAGTGGCCAACTCAACATCAGCTACTTTCTTGCGTGTTACTGGAAGTGAATTGATCCAGAAGTACTTGGGAGAAGGTCCAAAGTTAGTCAGGGAACTTTTCAGGGTTGCTGATGACCTTTCACCTTCCATTGTCTTCATTGATGAAATTGATGCAGTTGGTACTAAAAGGTATGATGCACATTCGGGAGGTGAGCGTGAGATTCAGAGGACCATGTTAGAGCTGCTGAACCAGTTGGATGGTTTTGATTCAAGAGGAGATGTTAAGGTTATTCTTGCAACAAACAGAATTGAAAGTCTTGATCCTGCCTTGCTAAGGCCTGGACGAATAGATAGGAAAATTGAATTCCCTCTTCCTGACACCAAAACAAGGAGACACATTTTCCAGATTCATACTTCAAGGATGACACTGGCAGATGATGTTGACTTGGAAGAGTTTGTGATGACTAAGGATGAGTTCTCTGGAGCTGATATCAAGGCTATCTGTACTGAGGCAGGTTTGCTTGCCTTGAGAGAACGACGTATGAAGGTGACACACCCAGACTTTAAGAAGGCAAAGGAGAAGGTTATGTACAAGAAGAAAGAGGGAGTGCCTGAAGGACTTTACATGTGA
- the LOC113338257 gene encoding cytochrome P450 CYP82D47-like, producing the protein MDLKMFINHCSFARIAGLLALLSFFYYIWISVLRLPRNTKVSPPEVAGAWPILGHLSQLLGSRPLFKILADMSDIYGPIFIVRFGMYPTLVVSSWEMSKECFTTNDRFLAGRPSSAANKYLTFASFCFSTYGPYWREIRKIATLHLLSHRRLELLKHLPYSEIGNCMKHLHRRWIESQNQIKENNAAAGLVKVDMSQIFGQLTLNVALKLVAGKSIFFISDSNHECDSMDGLNKEEEEGQKLHKTIIEFFALAGAAVASDAFPFLGWLDVDGQNKRMKRVAKDMDFIVSKWLEEHRHQRRQTLLSSSAAGGSNHDDAKDFMDVLMTVLDEGNDDLFFGFSRDTVIKATCLQVIAAGADTTSVTLTWVLALLITNPTVLRKAQDELDTKVGKDGNIEEHDINDLVYLQAIVKETLRMYPAGPLDVPHEAIEDCSVGGYEVRAGTRLFVNLWKLHRDPRVWSNPSEFKPERFLPQLNGGSGGEAVNLDFRGQNFEYLPFGSGRRMCPGIDFALQTIHMALARLLHAFDFDNDAAGLVIDMTEGSSLTIPKLTPLEVYLRPRLPVKLY; encoded by the exons ATGGATCTTAAAATGTTCATCAACCACTGCTCTTTTGCCAGAATTGCAGGCTTATTAGCTTTGTTATCTTTCTTCTATTACATATGGATTTCAGTTTTAAGGTTGCCAAGGAATACGAAAGTGTCACCACCTGAAGTTGCAGGTGCATGGCCTATATTAGGTCATCTTTCTCAGCTACTAGGATCAAGACCTCTATTCAAAATCCTTGCAGACATGTCTGACATCTATGGACCCATCTTCATAGTCCGGTTTGGTATGTATCCGACCCTTGTTGTAAGCAGTTGGGAGATGTCTAAAGAGTGCTTCACCACCAACGACAGGTTCCTCGCTGGCCGCCCATCGAGTGCTGCCAACAAGTACCTTACTTTCGCCTCGTTTTGTTTTTCCACGTACGGTCCTTACTGGCGAGAGATCCGTAAGATCGCTACGCTCCATCTACTCTCGCATAGGCGTCTCGAGCTTCTCAAGCACCTTCCTTATTCGGAGATTGGAAACTGTATGAAACACTTGCATCGACGCTGGATTGAaagtcaaaaccaaataaaagaaaataacgcGGCAGCTGGTTTAGTTAAAGTCGACATGAGCCAAATATTTGGGCAGCTAACCTTGAATGTGGCGTTGAAGTTGGTTGCTGGAAAATCAATATTTTTCATTAGCGACAGCAATCATGAATGTGACTCCATGGATGGTCttaacaaagaggaagaagaaggtcagAAGCTCCATAAGACCATCATAGAATTCTTCGCACTAGCAGGAGCTGCGGTTGCATCTGATGCATTTCCATTCCTTGGGTGGCTGGATGTGGATGGACAAAACAAACGCATGAAAAGAGTAGCCAAGGACATGGATTTCATTGTTTCAAAGTGGCTTGAAGAGCATCGGCACCAAAGAAGACAGACGTTACTATCAAGCTCAGCAGCAGGAGGTAGTAATCATGACGATGCAAAAGATTTCATGGACGTGTTGATGACAGTTCTTGATGAGGGAAATGATGATCTCTTCTTTGGTTTCAGCCGTGACACTGTAATCAAAGCCACCTGTCTG CAAGTTATAGCAGCTGGCGCTGATACCACATCAGTCACACTGACATGGGTTCTCGCGCTGCTAATAACTAATCCTACTGTCTTAAGAAAGGCTCAGGATGAGCTTGACACCAAAGTAGGCAAGGACGGAAACATAGAGGAACACGACATCAATGATCTTGTCTACCTCCAGGCAATTGTTAAGGAGACGCTCCGGATGTACCCTGCTGGCCCACTCGACGTACCCCACGAGGCTATTGAAGACTGCAGTGTTGGTGGATATGAAGTGAGAGCAGGAACACGTCTGTTTGTCAACCTATGGAAACTGCACCGTGACCCTCGAGTGTGGTCAAACCCCTCAGAGTTCAAGCCGGAGAGGTTTCTTCCACAACTCAATGGTGGTTCTGGTGGTGAGGCCGTAAACTTGGACTTCAGAGGTCAAAACTTTGAGTATCTACCATTTGGTTCAGGAAGAAGGATGTGTCCAGGGATCGACTTCGCCCTCCAAACAATTCATATGGCGCTTGCTCGTCTGCTTCATGCATTCGATTTTGACAATGACGCAGCAGGATTAGTAATAGACATGACGGAAGGTTCAAGTTTAACCATCCCCAAGTTAACCCCACTGGAGGTTTACCTCCGCCCACGCCTCCCAGTCAAACTTTACTAA